In the genome of Cryptomeria japonica chromosome 8, Sugi_1.0, whole genome shotgun sequence, one region contains:
- the LOC131857457 gene encoding early light-induced protein 2, chloroplastic-like, whose protein sequence is MAAMASMMMKAPSALNCGAVNRNSVGNISRLPHSSLKIKCMAKDPQETSPTEGDSSSTSTKMSTRFGDLFAFSGPAPEIINGRAAMLGFVSAIAVEVASGRDLFSQVNNGGLSWFLITAGLLTTASVVPLLKGISTESKSRPFFSSTAEMWNGRFAMLGLLALAFTEYVKGGPLV, encoded by the exons ATGGCGGCCATggcttcaatgatgatgaaagcgCCATCAGCCCTTAACTGCGGTGCAGTCAACAGGAATAGTGTGGGTAATATCAGTAGATTGCCTCACAGCAGTCTCAAAATCAAGTGCATGGCAAAG GATCCACAGGAAACGTCCCCTACTGAAGGCGATTCATCTTCAACCTCTACAAAG ATGAGCACGAGGTTTGGCGACCTGTTTGCGTTCTCCGGGCCTGCGCCGGAGATTATCAACGGAAGGGCGGCCATGTTGGGGTTCGTGTCGGCCATTGCAGTGGAGGTGGCCAGCGGTAGAGATTTGTTTTCCCAGGTGAATAATGGAGGACTGTCTTGGTTTCTCATAACTGCCGGATTATTGACGACAGCGTCGGTGGTGCCTTTGTTAAAGGGAATATCGACAGAGAGCAAGTCACGACCATTTTTTTCATCCACAGCAGAAATGTGGAATGGGCGCTTTGCTATGCTTGGCCTGCTCGCATTGGCCTTCACCGAATACGTCAAGGGTGGACCGCTTGTATAA